The Saimiri boliviensis isolate mSaiBol1 chromosome 12, mSaiBol1.pri, whole genome shotgun sequence nucleotide sequence ccaatccttaatttttaaaaaaaaatgccatccttgagactgggcctggtggctcatgcctgtaagtccagcatttaggaagccaaggcaagagaattgattgagctcaggagtttgagaccagcttggcaatgtaaggggagaccctgtctctaccaaaaatataataattagccgACTGTGGAGGTGTGTGCCTTTGGTTCccgccactcaggaggctgacatggatTGTTTGGACCttggagctcaaggctgcagtaaactgtgatcgcaccattacactccaacctagACAAAATcgtctgattttgttttgttctgtttttttttttttttttttttttttgagacggagtttcgctcttgttacccaggctggagtgcaatggcgcgatctcggctcaccgcaacctccgcctcctgggttcaggcaattctcctgcctcagcctcctgagtagctgcgattacaggcacgcaccaccatgcccagctaattttttgtatttttagtagagacgggatttcaccatgttgaccaggatggtctcgatctcttgacctcgtgatccacccacctcggcctcccaaagtgctgggattacaggcttgagccaccgcgcccggccttgttctgttttttaagagacagggtatccctctgtcacccagtctggagtatagCGGTGTGATGGTAGCTGATAGCTTATTGTCACTgtaatctggaactcctggactcaagtagtcCTCTgtcctcagtcttctgagtagctgcaactataggcacacgccaccatgcctggctaattttttttttgtgaacagaaaaaacaataaacaccTTTATTACATGGGTGAAGACAGAAAACAAGGATTTATTTGCCTTTCCGGGCCTTGATTTTCCTAAGATAGAACTCCAACTCTTTGCCCGATAGCACACAGCCATCTGCTCGGCCACAGTTTCCCTGTCTTGAAGCGATGCACGCAAGAAGCTTGCCCTGCCGGAACTGCTCCTTCAGGAGACTGCTGATTTTGGCATTCTTTTTCCTTTCGTCttatttcttctgaattttttgatcgtttttgtttaaaatctcttcttcctcagaaGTCAGCTTGGCTCCCTTCTTGCGGCCCAGGGGCAGCGCATGGTGGGACTTGTACCACTGTCGGTACGGCGTGCTGTCGATGAGCACGATGTGATTCTTCACCAGGGTCTTGGTACTGACCAGCTCATTACTAGACGCGTTATAGACAACATCGATGATCCTTGTTTTGCGAGTACAACACTCTGAGCCCCAGGAGAAACTCTCCACGTCCAGCCTCAGGGCACACAGGCTGTGTGGATGCGGCAGGGGCCGATCTTGGTGTTGGCAGCCGGGCGCCCCCAGCTCATACTTCGCCTCTTGTGGTGGGGCTTTCTCTTGCCCCTGGTCTTGCGGCGCTTGTGCCAGTTGTCCCGAGAGATGCCCATCGCTTGGTGCTGGCtggaaagagaaattttttttgtttgtacttcaggttctggggtacatgtgcagattatgcaggattgttgcataggtacatgcatggcaaggtggtttgctgcctccatctccccccccgcttttttttttaaaggcaggaatATCTTACTATGTTTgccaggcaagtctcaaactcctggcctcaaatgattctgcCTGTTCAGCCTCCAAGAGTGCCGAgatggcgtgagccactgtactgggcTTTAATGCCATCCTTAAACATAACGTTAAAGATGTCATCCACGTGTGCCCTGCCCCAAATACAGCATGAGCATGGGTGAAGGTTTAGAGCTGGAGGTGCCGGTCACCCAGCTCTCCATCCTTGCTGTGCCCTCTCATACTGTGAGGAACGTGCTCTGATCCAAACTGGTCATGGAAGATTAGCCTTACGCCATCATAGCTCTCTGGGTGGAGAACACTAGTGATCCTTTGTCTCACTGGCTCTGACTTGCTCTCACTCAGGGCTTCACTTGGCAGAGATGTGGGGCATTAAATGGCTCAGAGTTGATATTGGTAGTCGGGTGCACAGAATGGTGCTGGTGCTTTTCCACTAAGCTCACCTTGATGGTATTTTCATTGGTGAGGTTTCTCATAGCCTCCTCCCCTTACAAGGTTTTCATAATCAGTCTGATGATTCAAGTCGACTTGTGTTGAAAGCCAGGTGCAGAGGGTATGTGGTCCACCTCCCATGGCCTGCTGTCCTCAAACTCAGTTTAGTCTAAAGCTAGCATAATACCCAGCACCCTGAGGctgggctgctttttttttttaatttttttatttttattttatttttgagacggagtttcgctcttgttacccaggctggagtgcaatggcgtgatctcggcccaccgcaacctccgcctcctgggttcaggcaattctcctgcctcagcctcctgagtagctgggattacaggcacgcgccgccatgcccagctaactggGCTGCTTTTTGGCAGCAGGAATTCTGCTCCCAGTAGCAGGATGTGTTTGATGAGATATCGCTGTACTGTTTTACCATAAACTAGCTTTCTGGATTGGTTTCAAACAATGTGATCAATTCCTTGTGATTTAGAAGTATAGGACAGTGTGTTACCAAATTGTTAAAATGTAATGATAGGctgggtggctcaggcctataaccccagcactttgggaggccaaggtaagaggattgcttgagctgagaagttcaagaccagcctgggcaacatagcaagatcctgtctctgtaatttttttttttttttttttttttttttttttgagacggagtttccctcttgttacccaggctggagtgcaatggcacgacctcggctcactgcaacctccgcctcttgggttcaggcaattctcctgcttcaacctcccgagtagctgggattacaggcacgtgccaccatgcccagctaattttttgtatttttagtagagacggggtttcaccatgttgaccaggatggtctctatctcttgacctcgtgatccacccacctcggcctcccaaagtgctgggattacaggcttgagccactgcgcctggctttttttttttttttttttttttttttgagacggagtttcgctcttgttacccaggctggagtgcaatggcgcaatctcggctcaccgcaacctccgcctcctgggttcaggcaattctcctgcctcagcctcctgagtagctgggattacaggcacgtgccaccatgcccagctagttttttgtgttttttttttagtagagacggggtttcaccatgttgaccaggatggtctcaatctcttgacctcgtgatccacccgcctcggcctcccaaagtgctgggattacaggcttgagccaccgcgcccggctttttttttttttttaaataaaaatctgactttagggaaaaaaaaattttttttaatttgacacggagtctcgctctgtcaccctgggtggagtacagtggtgtgatctcggctcactgcaacctttccctccctgtacaagcgattctcctgcctcagcctcctaagtagctgggactacaggagcgtgccaccatgcctggcaatgtatttttagtagagacagggtttcactgtggtattcaggctggtttcaaactccttaccttgtaATCCGCTcgcctcgaactcccaaagtgctgggactataggcgtgagccactgcgtccggcctaaaaaattttttaaaattagttggccagggccgggcgtggtggctcaagcctgtaatcccagcactttgggaggccgaggcaggtggatcacaaggtcaagagatcgagaccatcctggtcaacatggtgaaaccccgtctctactaaaaatacaaaaaattagctgggcatggtggctcgtgcctgtaattccagctactcaggaggctgaggcaggagaattgcctgaacccaggaggcggaggttgcggtgagccgagatcatgccattgcactccagcctgggtaacaagagcgaaagtccgtctcaaaaaaaaaaaaaaaaaaaaaaaaaaattagttggccaaaaccaggcgcggtggctcacgcctgtaatcccaacactttgggagaccaaggcgggtggatcataaggtcaagagatcaagaccatcctggtcagcatagtgaaacaccgtctctactaaaaatacaaaaaatcagctgggcatggtggcgtgtgcctataatctcacctactcaggaagctgaggcaggagaattgcctgaacccaggaggcggaggttgcggtgagccgagatcacgccattgcactctagcctgggtaacaagagcgaaactcctcaaaaaaaaaaaaaaagaaattagttggCTGTGGTGGCCCATGACTGTaacagtaccagctactcaggaggtggaggtaaaAAGGATTCTTAAGCCTGGAAGGTCGAGGGTACcgtgtgattacaccactgcactccatctagCCTGGGTGGACggaaagacttaaaaaaaaaaaaaaaaaaaaaaggcagggtgcagtgtctcacacctgtagtctcagcactttgggaggccaaggtgagcagatcacaaggtcaagagattgaggccatcctggccaacatggtgaaaccccgtctctactaaaaatagaaaaattagccaggcattatggcaggcacctgtggtcccagctactggagaggcttaggcagaagaatggcttgaatccaggaagtggagattgcagtgagccgagattgcaccactgtactccagcctggtgacagagcaagactccatctcaaaacaaaagtaaataaaatgtaatgataaaccattttttcatgtgttatcTTCTTCGTTAGGaagtattaaaaatgaatgtGTTCCCATTTCCTAACAATGtctcttcagtttttaaattaccGATACTGAGCTCATAAAGGTGCTTTGTTAAGTAGCATTCACACTCTGGTTTGTGTAACTTGCTCTTCCCCCATTTTTCTGTTTCGTTTATTTAGAAAACTGTTGCAGAAAAGCAGGAGAAGAGAAATCAGGATCGcttgaggaggagagaggagagggagcgAGAGGAGCGTCTGAGCAGGAGGTGAGCCTGGGCCTGGCACTGGATGGGCTGCCCCGGCCTCAGGCGTCCCCTGCTGCCCCCATTCCACTGTTGCTTGGAATAGTTTGGGCCTGCTCAATAGGCCATTATAAGAGAAAGAAGTAAGGCCAGGCCCgctggttcatgcctctaatcccagcactttgggaggccgaggtgggcagatcacttgagatcagggatTGAGAccagcatgttgaaaccctgtctactaaaaatacaaaaattaactggatgtggtggcatgtgcctgtaatcccagctactctggagactgaggtgggagaatcacttgaacctaggaggcagaggttgcagtgtactgagatcgtgccactgtactccagcctgggcaacaaagcaagaccccatctcaaaaaaacaacaacaacaaaagagaagTAAACACGTAGCGTATTCAgtccaacaaaacaaaacacagcccAGCCCAGGACTATGTGTGCATGGCAGCCAGGAAAGGGTCTGAGTTGTTGGAGGCTGTGTGTGGCACTGCTGATGATTTACTGGGTGCTCTGGGGCTGTTGGACGGCTCCTTAGGAGGGGTGGTGCCTGCCGGCCTGTGGAGAACAGTGCTGGTGCGGGAGTGGGAGCAGCAGTACCTTGGGGAGCTGGGCGGGAGAATCTAGATGGAGGAGGTGACAGTTTAAGCCAGGTAAGGGACTTAAGGAGTCTGGGAAAGTTCTGGGATAGAACTGATGGGATCTGCTGTTAGTGTGTGAGGTGtgcagaggaggaaatgaagCTGGTTCCTGGTTTCTGTCCTTGAGTTGCTTCTTGGTGAGTttggaaggctgggcatggtgtattGGAGGAGGAAGGATGGAAGTAGCAGCTGCTTCTGGCCACACTCAGCTTGAGAGGCCATCTTGAGGTGGGGGTGTTGAGTCTGAGTGGAGTTGAAAGAAGAGGTGGGAGCCAGAATAACCTCTTGGACACAGCTTATTGTCCAGGAAGGTTCCCAAACTGCTTTTCCTGAAAGAACTACTCATTGTGTAACTCAGAGAGGGCGAATGATGTTTATtgtgtttgttattttaatttattgtgtttgttattttaattatccAGCAGGAGATTTTTGTAAGGAGATTTAAAcagtatagaaaaaatattatgcAAAACAGACTCCCATTTTTTGGCATGGAGTTGGACATTTTTACATGCATGATGTTTAGGTCATATATGTTTTGGGTGTACATGGGGCCACTTGACTTTAATGGCTGCACGTTAATTCTTAGCAGGGGCGTAGAATGCAGCCTTGTGGTTTAGCTTTTTCAGACTCTGATTGTGCGGCAGAGTGAGCTGATGGCTCTCCCCTGGCGGGAAGCCTGTGTCTAGAACTCAGGGCTTTGCTTTCACTTTCCTGTCTTTGGTGTGCCCCACCCAGCACCTGCAAGTTCTGTCCTGGTGTCAGTTGTCAAGGCTGGAGAAGCATTTGTAGGACTTGGGTGCGGCACAGTTAACTGTCAGTGTGCACAGATTTCCCACGGCCCTTGTAATGTGACGAGGCTGTGTCTTATGCTCAGATGCAGTCCCCTCTGTGACGCCCAGGTGCCACTGAGTGTGCCACAGAGTGGCGGTGGGGTTGGCCACATTGGCACTGCCCATTCAGACTGGAAACATGCAGGCAGCTTGAAAACAGCAGGTCTTTGGGGAAATGTCTCACTTCGTGGATTAGATTTGGAGCCGTCCCCGCAGATGGTGAGGAATAGGGGTGCTTTCAGGAagttgttcatcttttttttttttttttgagatggagtttcattcttgttgccaacgctggagtgcagtggcaccatctcggctcactgcaacctccgcctcccgggtttaagtgagtctcctgcctcagtctcccgagtagctgggactacaggtgcccaccacctcgccttgctagtttttatatttcttagtagagatagcatttcatcatgttggccaggctggtctcaaactcctgacctcaggtgatccgcctgcctcggcctccgaaagtgctgggattacaggtgtgagccaccctgtgCTCAGCCCTGttcaccttttttttccctttttaggtCAGGATCAAGAACCAGAGATCGCAGAAGGTAGGTTTCCAGATCCATTAAAGTGCTCTCAgtcaaatatctttttccatcagcctttttcttaatatttaatgtttatgCCTTTACTAATGTTGTCTGGCAGGAGGGCTGGTTTGTGGAGGGCACATGGCAAGGGGTTGCTTGGTACAACAGAAGGTTCCCACTGTTAATGAGAGAGAAGGTTGGGGCCTGCAGGGTGACAGGAGTATCCAGGCCAGATGTTTTCAGGAGGCCTCATTAGAAAGGGTCTAGCCATTGGAGATAACTGATAGAAATATGTTAAATTTGGGGAAATGGGGAAATGTCAGTAAAGCAGCAAGAGCGGAATCTGCTGAGGGGTGGGCCCCTGGTGGCGGTGGCACCTGTGGAGTCTCAGCCTCGAAACCTGATTTTTCAGGTCACGCTCCCGGGATCGGCGTCGGAGGCGGTCAAGATCTACCTCCCGAGAGCGACGGAAGTTGTCCCGGTCCCGGTCCCGAGATAGACACAGGCGCCACCGCAGCCGTTCCCGGAGCCACAGCCGGGGACATCGTCGGGCTTCCCGGGACCGGAGTGCGAAATACAAGTAACTACTCTGACTCCTTCGGTAGCTGCAACCAGGAGTGAGCCCTTCTCTGTGTTCCCAGGGTCTGCTGGGGGCCATGTCTGGTGGGGATGGGCCTGGGCTGGCACCCAGCAATAGGGCTAGGGAATCATAAACGGGACTCTGTGGTCTGGAAAGAGGCGAGAGGGCTGTGGAGGAGTTTTTGCAGCACCAGGTGATGCCGCAGGAGCTGCATGTGTGTTCCCAGCCTGCACCCTGGGGCCCTGTGCACTGCTGCGCCCATACAGAGTGGCTGAGCCTTAATGTCGTGACCAAGCCCTGCTTAcctctgctttcatttttgtttttggtatcttttttcctgtctctgtgtgtgtgtgtgtgtgtgtgtgtgtgtgtgtgtgtgtgagcatagTGTGTTCTCCTTTGCTCTGTTGCTCCGTTTATgttgtgcgtgtgtgcgtgcgtttatatgtgtgtgcgtgtatgcctgtgtgtgtgcacgcatttgtgtgcgtgtgtgtgtttgagcaTAGTGTGTTCTCCTTTGCTCCGTTTGTtgtttgcgtgtgtgtatgtgtgtgtgtgagcatagTGTTGTGTTCTCTTTTGCTCCGTTGCTCCGTTTATGTTGTAGTGAAGGCTCTCTGTATTCAAACTCTTTGCAAAGGTCACTTTTTAATGGCTACCTAACATTCCACATGTGGTGGGCAGGTCGGCCTCTGGGGGGCTTCCGGGTATAGGGGGTGCATGGCCTTCCCTGGCCTGGTCTGTGGGTCCACTGTCAGTGCCTGAGCAGCCAGCAGAAGGGGGGCAGCAGCCTCCACTGAGCCTCTGCTTCCCATTTCCCAGGTTCTCCAGAGAACGGGCATCCAGAGAGGCGTCCTGGGAGAGCGGGCGGAGTGAGCGGGGGCCCCCGGACTGGAGGCTCGAGAGCTCCAACGGGAAGATGGCTTCACGGAGGTCTGAAGAGAAGGAGGCCGGCGAGATCTGAACCTGTCTCCGGGTGCTGTAAATAGTCTGATAAACATTCACACCGTCTAAAATTACCCTTTATATTTGCTGAATATAACTCATCTTTTGtagtttaaaatttctattgttttggaGCTAGCTGTGAGTTTCTAGAATTGTACAGAGTTGCTCCTGTGTTTTGGGGTCATGTTGAgtaggaataaataaatatgaagactGCCTCCTGAGGCTGTGCTGGGGTCTGTGCTGTCCTCTGCTTGGAGGCTCTTCACTGTGACCCTGTGCCAGTGCCATCAGTACCTCACAGGAACCATGACTTACTTGTGGACCACGTCTTGTCTTCTGGCATCCAGTAGATGCCAGGGCACTTCCTGTCCTTGGCACCTGACCAACGGGACCCAGATGTATGTGGCTCTTTGTTTGCTCGGTCCCACGTACCCTTCTGAGTGGCTGAGCTGTCCATCTCCgatggggaggagagagggaccCCATTCTGTATTCATTTAGGAAAAGCTGTCTTGTGTGGTCAACTGTTGCTACATCCTTAACTTGGGACTCAGGTAAGTTACACCGGACTTCCTGTTTTGAAGTTACTTAGCACAAAAAAATACccatggggctgggcatggtggcgcatgccactagtcccagctactactcagaaggctgaggcgggaggatttttgagcccaggaggctgaaggctgaggctgaggtgaaccttgattgtgccactgcactccagcctgggtgacggaggaaggccctgtctcaaaaaaaaaaaaaaaaaaatgtggtttgaCTCATGTTCCATGTGGGCCGATGATGTTACCCACCTCTCAGTTCTTTGCACTGCTCTACATCGggcaggaacttttttttttttttttttttttttgagacggagtttcgctcttgttacccaggctggagtgcaatggcgcgatctcggctcactgcaacctccgcctcctgggttcaggcaattctcctgcttcagcctcctgagtagctgggattacaggcacgtgccaccatgcccagctaattttttgtatttttagtagagatggggtttcaccatgtggaccaggatggtctcgatctctcgacctcgtgatccacccgcctcggcctcccaaagtgctgggattacaggcttgagccaccgcgcccggcagcggGCAGGAACTTTTAAGACCAAAATGAAGGgctaggcatggcagctcacgctggtaatcccaccCCTTTGGAGGGCAAAACGGCTGGATCACtctaggtcaggagttggaaaccagcctggccaacatggtgaaacctcgtctctactgagaATTAATTATcctggcgtggtggtacacatctgtaatcacagctactagggaggctgagacaggagaatcgcttgaacccgggaggcaggggttgcagtgagataagatcgcatccagcccaggcaacagagcaagactctgcctcaaaaaaaaaaaacaaaaaccaacaacaaaaatgaagccCTTCTGCAAAGGATACGTGCTCACTAATGTGTAGATAATGGGAGCTCCTTCTCTTTTTCACTATTTGGGAGGTTTTTGGAATTCCTGAGAGTCACATTGTTAACACAGTCATCCTCATCCACTTTGTCTCTGCAGAAGTGCAGGCGCCACCCTTGAGCACACACAAGCACCATGGTctgggccttttctttttttttttttttttttttttttttgagacggagtttcgctcttgttacccaggctagagtgcaatggcgcgatctcggctcaccgcaacctccgcctcctgggttcaggcaattctcccgcctcagcctccccagtagctaggattacaggcacgtgccaccatgcccaactaattttttgtatttttagtagagacggggtttcaccatgttgaccaggatggtctcgatctctcgacctcgtgatctacccgcctcggcctcccaaaatgctgggattacaggcttgagccaccgcgcccggccccaagtcTGGGCCTTTTCATGATGTAGCTGGTGGCCCTGCCCTGGGCTCTCCTGCCACAGGCTATCCCTTCCAGAGGACAACGGGTAGGTGGGCTGCTCTGCCAGCCTGTGACACGGGTCTTGCCCAGTCAACCGTCTCCAAGGAAAGGAGGGTGGAAGGGGCTGCCCTGTGCAGGAGTCACTGGGATTAGTGCCATGCTTTGCAGGCTTATCCTGCACATGGGACTGAGGGTACTTGTTCAGCCTGTGTGCTTCCCTCCTAGTCTTGGAGGGAGTGACTGGGTTTGGGCTCCCTATTCCCAAGCCTACATTGTGGTCATGGCTGTGGCTGCCTGGGTAATGAGTGTTTGCATCCCAGGTTTTCCTGGGGCTTAAGCAGACAGCCCCACCCTCAGGCCTAGCACCACTGTGAATTGTTTGGGTCCTTTTCTATGTAGACATTTGTGTGTGTAGAcagttgttttttgctttgcttttcttgtcAGGGAGTGGGGTTTACAAAAAAGGTGCTGTGCCTCTGGCCTTCAGTACTCACATCCTGTGCCCTGTATCTGCTGATTACAGTTGAAGGACAGGCCCCCTGGGATGCAGCATCAGTGTCCTGGGCCTTCCCTGGTAGCCTCATGGTGGTGCAGCCATCCAGGGCACCCTCTGTGCAGGGAGAGATGCTCCTGCCTCCGTGCTGTGCAGGGACAGTGAGGTGGACTCTATACACGTGCCAGGTGGCGCTGACCAAACTGAGCTTTATACCCCTTTCTGCTCATAACCACCCACGAcagctcttcctccctcc carries:
- the HBQ1 gene encoding hemoglobin subunit theta-1 isoform X1; protein product: MALRAEDRALVRALWKKLGSNVGVYTTEALERTFLAFPATKTYFSHLDLSPGSAQVRAHGQKVADALSLAVERLDDLPRALSALSHLHARQLRVDPASFQPAPSDGHLSGQLAQAPQDQGQEKAPPQEAKYELGAPGCQHQDRPLPHPHSLCALRLDVESFSWGSECCTRKTRIIDVVYNASSNELVSTKTLVKNHIVLIDSTPYRQWYKSHHALPLGRKKGAKLTSEEEEILNKNDQKIQKK